The DNA segment GTGGGGTGGTGACCCGGTGGACGGCTCGTTCCGGAACGGTGCTGTACGGAGAGGTGCTGTACGGAGAGGTGCTGTACGGAAAGGGGCGCAGAGTGGTGTGCGGAGACCCCCGCGCGGTGCGCGGGGGAGTGGCTACGGGGTCCTGTCGGCCAGTCCGTACCGCCAGGCCCAGGCGATCAGCGCGCCGCGGTCCTCCAGGGCCAGTTTCGCCAGCACATGGTTGAGATGCGTCTTGACGGTCGCCTGGCTGACGACCATCTCCTTGGCCACCTGGCGGTTGTTGAGCCCCTGGGCCACCAGCCGGACGACGTCGATCTCCCGCCGGGTGAGGCCCTCGGCCTCGGCCGGAATCCCGGCTACGGGTGCGGGAGCCGGAGTGGCGGAGTCCCGTTCGCTGACGACCAGTTCGACCAGGCGGCGCTGGACCGCTGGGTCCAGGACGGTGTGTCCCGCGGCCACGTCACGGACCGCGGCCAGCACCGCTTCGCCGGTGGCGTCCTTGGTCAGATAGCCGGACGCGCCCGCCCGCAGGGCCGGCATCACCGCGTCGTCGTCCGCGTACGTGGTCAGGATGAGCACCCGGACCCCGATGTCCGCGGCGACGACCCGGGCCGTGACCTCGGCGCCGGTCAGCCCCGGCATCCGCAGGTCGACGAGGGCCACGTCGGGCCGTGACTCCGTGGCCAGCCGCACGGCTTCGTGCCCGTCGCCCGCTTCACCGACCACCTCCATGTCGTCGGCCGACGAGAGCAGCAGCACGACTCCGTCCCGTACCACTGCCTGATCGTCCGCCACCAGTACCCGAATCGTCACGCGTCCGCCTTCCCGCCCGTGCGCGGCGCCCGGATGCCCGCTGATGTGTTCACGACCCCATCTTCCCTGCCGGGCCTGCGCCCCCGGCACCCGCCACCGGTACGCGCACCTCGGTACGCCAGCCCGCGCCGCCGGGCACCGGCCCGGCGGACAGCGTCCCGCCGACCGCCTCGATCCGCTCCGCCATGCTCCGCAGGCCGGTGCCGCTGCCCTGCACGCCCGACGGTCCGCGGCCGGCCGGGCGCCCGTGGTCGCGCACCTCCACCCGCAACTCCGTTTCCGTCCAGGCCAGATCCACGTCGATGACGCTCCCGGTCGCGTACCGCGCGGCGTTCGTCAGCGACTCCTGGACCGCCCGGTACACCGCGTGGCCCGCGTCGGCGCCGAGCGGGTGCGGCCGGCCGGTGTCCCGCAGGCGGGCCTCGCCGGGGAAACCGCCGACCAGGCCCTTGAGGTCGTCCACCCCACGGAGCGGTGCGTGGCGCAGCGCGCCGACCGCGGCGCGCGCCTCCTGGACCCCGTCCCGTGCGAGGTCCGCCGCCCGGTCGATCGGGCCGGTCAGCGACGCGGGTGCGCCGTCCCGGTTCGCGATGGCCCGCACCGCCTGCAACTGCACGGAGAGCCCGGCGAGGCTGTGCGCCAGGACGTCGTGCATCTCCCGTGCGATACGGCTGCGTTCCTCGACGGCCGCCGCCTCCTGGAGGGCCTCCCGGGACGCCTCGACCTCGGCCAGCAGCGCCACGGCCCGGTCC comes from the Streptomyces sp. NBC_01471 genome and includes:
- a CDS encoding response regulator — translated: MTIRVLVADDQAVVRDGVVLLLSSADDMEVVGEAGDGHEAVRLATESRPDVALVDLRMPGLTGAEVTARVVAADIGVRVLILTTYADDDAVMPALRAGASGYLTKDATGEAVLAAVRDVAAGHTVLDPAVQRRLVELVVSERDSATPAPAPVAGIPAEAEGLTRREIDVVRLVAQGLNNRQVAKEMVVSQATVKTHLNHVLAKLALEDRGALIAWAWRYGLADRTP
- a CDS encoding sensor histidine kinase, giving the protein MDWSTPVWEAPGWKPLDRGSFRGAAAMVACMAVTVLAAHGTPLRIVVGALGVLAELGMLLGRRMLPSVLGAVGATVTIGAGLTVSLLVPAGLGSVPVLAGVAVLALRLPAGPVRTTGVAVVSAAFGITIMVITGSLAGLLAGVGVWLLADRSVEHTALQTERDRAVALLAEVEASREALQEAAAVEERSRIAREMHDVLAHSLAGLSVQLQAVRAIANRDGAPASLTGPIDRAADLARDGVQEARAAVGALRHAPLRGVDDLKGLVGGFPGEARLRDTGRPHPLGADAGHAVYRAVQESLTNAARYATGSVIDVDLAWTETELRVEVRDHGRPAGRGPSGVQGSGTGLRSMAERIEAVGGTLSAGPVPGGAGWRTEVRVPVAGAGGAGPAGKMGS